A genomic window from Gossypium hirsutum isolate 1008001.06 chromosome D10, Gossypium_hirsutum_v2.1, whole genome shotgun sequence includes:
- the LOC107914830 gene encoding signal peptidase complex catalytic subunit SEC11A, translating to MGWIEENMKSTHIRQILSQAISLGMVISSALIIWKGLICIIGSESPVVVVLSGSMEPSFKRVHEQRDSKEADILTKGDANLYDDRMLYTSSNRWLQQKYIIGRTVGKDPITFTYAYLRACRSQICGSNSKPCSKVFL from the exons ATGGGGTGGattgaagaaaatatgaaatcaactcatattagaCAAATTCTCTCTCAAGCCATCAGCCTCG GAATGGTTATTTCATCGGCACTGATAATATGGAAAGGATTGATTTGCATTATTGGGAGCGAGTCGCCGGTGGTGGTTGTGCTATCTGGGAGTATGGAACCCAGTTTCAAACGA GTTCATGAGCAGCGAGATAGCAAAGAAGCTGATATACTCACTAAAG GAGACGCTAATCTCTACGATGACAGAATGTTGTACACATCTAGTAATCGTTGGTTGCAACAAAAATACATCATTGGCAGAACTGTTGG AAAGGATCCCATAACGTTCACTTATGCTTACCTGAG AGCATGTAGGAGCCAAATTTGCGGTTCAAATTCGAAGCCATGCTCAAAAGTTTTTCTCTAA